One Brassica napus cultivar Da-Ae chromosome C4, Da-Ae, whole genome shotgun sequence genomic region harbors:
- the LOC106405053 gene encoding salt stress-induced hydrophobic peptide ESI3 — MGSETFLEVILAILLPPVGVFLRYGCGVEFWICLLLTVLGYIPGIIYAIYVLVV; from the exons ATGGGCTCAGAGACTTTCCTGGAAGTGATTCTAGCGATTCTTCTCCCTCCCGTCGGCGTTTTCCTCCGATATGGTTGTGGG GTAGAGTTCTGGATATGTTTGCTGTTGACTGTGTTGGGTTACATCCCTGGGATCATTTATGCTATCTACGTTCTTGTGGTATGA
- the LOC106405955 gene encoding sodium/pyruvate cotransporter BASS2, chloroplastic-like isoform X2 — MASISRILPTDGRLSHCTSWVPVTLMRRAQTSPDSLKLFPVGKAGVSLRIQNSCRPLRSVFALESASSRSSRVVCNAAADLSGDAPESTPKEISQYEKTIELLTTLFPLWVILGTLVGIFKPSLVTWLETDLFTLGLGFLMLSMGLTLTFEDFRRCLRNPWTNLKLSAPLATGLILVSCCPGGQASNVATYISKGNVALSVLMTTCSTIGAIIMTPLLTKLLAGQLVPVDAAGLALSTFQVVLVPTIVGVLANEFFPKFTSKIITVTPLIGVILTTLLCASPIGQVSEVLKTQGGQLILPVALLHAAAFAIGYWISKFSFGESTSRTISIECGMQSSALGFLLAQKHFKNPLVAVPSAVSVVCMALGGSGLAVFWRNQPIPEDDKDDFKE, encoded by the exons ATGGCCTCTATCTCCAGAATTCTGCCAACAGATGGCAGATTAAGTCATTGCACATCATGGGTTCCTGTAACTCTTATGAGGAGAGCTCAAACTTCACCTG ATTCTCTCAAGTTGTTTCCCGTTGGTAAAGCTGGAGTAAGTTTAAGGATTCAGAACAGTTGTAGACCGTTACGCTCTGTCTTTGCTCTCGAGTCAGCTTCCTCCAG GAGCAGCCGAGTTGTTTGCAATGCTGCTGCAGATTTGTCAGGTGATGCACCTGAAAGCACTCCTAAGGAGATTAGCCAGTACGAGAAGACTATTGAGCTTTTGACCACCCTTTTCCCACTTTGG GTTATTTTGGGAACACTTGTTGGCATCTTCAAGCCATCTTTG GTTACATGGTTGGAAACAGACCTCTTCACTCTTGGTCTTGGATTTCTCATGCTGTCCATGGGATTAACGCTTACCTTTGAAGATTTCAGAAGATGTTTACGTAACCCCTGGACG AATCTTAAGCTTTCAGCACCTCTTGCAACTGGTCTTATCCTGGTCTCATGCTGCCCTGGAGGACAGGCGTCAAACGTTGCCACCTACATTTCCAAGGGCAACGTAGCACTCTCTGTACTCATGACAAC GTGTTCAACAATCGGAGCTATTATAATGACTCCTCTTCTCACTAAGCTTCTTGCTGGCCAGCTTGTTCCCGTTGATGCTGCC GGACTAGCTCTTAGCACTTTTCAAGTAGTGTTGGTGCCTACTATAGTTGGAG TTCTGGCTAATGAGTTCTTTCCTAAGTTTACGTCGAAGATTATAACAGTGACACCTCTAATAGGAGTCATTCTCACCACTCTTCTCTGTGCTAGCCCT ATTGGACAAGTTTCAGAGGTTTTGAAAACGCAAGGAGGTCAGCTCATACTCCCAGTAGCACTCCTTCATGCTGCAGCCTTTGCTATTGGCTATTGGATTTCAAAGTTCTCTTTCGGCGAGTCCACTTCCCGCACCATTTCTATAGAATGTGGAATGCAA AGTTCAGCGCTGGGGTTCTTGCTTGCACAAAAGCATTTCAAAAATCCTCTGGTCGCTGTTCCTTCTGCAGTGAGTGTTGTCTGTATGGCG CTCGGTGGGAGTGGATTAGCTGTGTTCTGGAGAAACCAACCGATTCCGGAAGATGACAAGGATGACTTCAAAGAGTGA
- the LOC125575172 gene encoding uncharacterized protein LOC125575172, with translation MDYTGNKLKKHNLEAEKRLKKVEQDYLHTSQKYTESDSQFQSLYNERRRADSLCSSAEAFTDWCNNLVKKLHEALDKIPTTEETIDHSVQFSMSNSVESLEDEQCQKLDCEAIRDFREVSRELYYIQRKMPRSESRRSIQGLLNEVKEKNKCKDKAVLTCTLILKKLIREIQKDWEDKLQIRQCARDLYSDSKRKVKHLWKKKDHLSGQWDEEKKHMLRNKEKHEMRIGAYPEAEYIKMVNDITYHYRM, from the exons ATGGATTATACAGGCAACAAACTGAAGAAACATAACTTAGAAGCTGAGAAACGACTCAAGAAGGTGGAACAAGATTATCTCCACACAAGCCAAAAGTACACAGAATCAGAT TCACAGTTTCAGAGCCTATACAATGAGAGAAGGCGTGCCGACAGTCTCTGTTCCTCGGCTGAAGCTTTCACTGACTGGTGCAACAATCTGGTAAAGAAACTACATGAGGCTCTTGACAAGATACCTACAACAGAAGAAACCATTGATCAT AGCGTACAATTCTCGATGTCCAACAGCGTTGAAAGCTTGGAAGATGAACAATGCCAGAAGCTGGACTGTGAAGCAATACGTGATTTCAGAGAAGTTAGCCGTGAG CTCTACTACATTCAAAGAAAAATGCCAAGGAGTGAGAGCAGAAGATCTATACAGGGTCTCCTAAATGAGGTTAAAGAGAAAAACAAGTGTAAAGACAAAGCTGTTTTAACTTGTACACTG ATTCTAAAGAAGCTGATCAGAGAGATTCAAAAAGACTGGGAAGACAAACTGCAGATTAGGCAATGCGCAAGGGATCTATATAGCGATTCCAAACGAAAAGTGAAGCATCTGTGGAAGAAAAAGGACCACCTATCTGGACAATGGGACGAAGAAAAGAAACACATGCTCCGGAATAAGGAAAAGCATGAGATGAGGATAGGTGCATATCCTGAGGCTGAATATATCAAGATGGTGAATGATATAACTTACCATTATCGGatgtaa
- the LOC106403119 gene encoding protease inhibitor HPI, translating into MSSECAGKNSWPELLGTNGDYAASVIERENSRVDAMVILDGTPVTGDFRCDRVRVRVNRNRIVVQVPTTG; encoded by the exons ATGTCGTCCGAATGTGCTG GGAAGAACTCATGGCCAGAGCTTTTGGGAACAAATGGAGACTATGCGGCTTCCGTGATAGAAAGAGAGAACTCGAGAGTCGATGCAATGGTGATCTTGGATGGAACTCCAGTGACTGGAGACTTCAGGTGCGACCGGGTCAGGGTTAGGGTTAATAGAAACCGTATCGTCGTCCAGGTCCCTACGACCGGCTAG
- the LOC106405955 gene encoding sodium/pyruvate cotransporter BASS2, chloroplastic-like isoform X1: MASISRILPTDGRLSHCTSWVPVTLMRRAQTSPDSLKLFPVGKAGVSLRIQNSCRPLRSVFALESASSRSSRVVCNAAADLSGDAPESTPKEISQYEKTIELLTTLFPLWVILGTLVGIFKPSLVTWLETDLFTLGLGFLMLSMGLTLTFEDFRRCLRNPWTVGVGFLAQYMIKPVLGFLIAMNLKLSAPLATGLILVSCCPGGQASNVATYISKGNVALSVLMTTCSTIGAIIMTPLLTKLLAGQLVPVDAAGLALSTFQVVLVPTIVGVLANEFFPKFTSKIITVTPLIGVILTTLLCASPIGQVSEVLKTQGGQLILPVALLHAAAFAIGYWISKFSFGESTSRTISIECGMQSSALGFLLAQKHFKNPLVAVPSAVSVVCMALGGSGLAVFWRNQPIPEDDKDDFKE, encoded by the exons ATGGCCTCTATCTCCAGAATTCTGCCAACAGATGGCAGATTAAGTCATTGCACATCATGGGTTCCTGTAACTCTTATGAGGAGAGCTCAAACTTCACCTG ATTCTCTCAAGTTGTTTCCCGTTGGTAAAGCTGGAGTAAGTTTAAGGATTCAGAACAGTTGTAGACCGTTACGCTCTGTCTTTGCTCTCGAGTCAGCTTCCTCCAG GAGCAGCCGAGTTGTTTGCAATGCTGCTGCAGATTTGTCAGGTGATGCACCTGAAAGCACTCCTAAGGAGATTAGCCAGTACGAGAAGACTATTGAGCTTTTGACCACCCTTTTCCCACTTTGG GTTATTTTGGGAACACTTGTTGGCATCTTCAAGCCATCTTTG GTTACATGGTTGGAAACAGACCTCTTCACTCTTGGTCTTGGATTTCTCATGCTGTCCATGGGATTAACGCTTACCTTTGAAGATTTCAGAAGATGTTTACGTAACCCCTGGACG GTGGGTGTTGGTTTTCTTGCACAGTATATGATCAAGCCAGTGTTAGGTTTCCTCATTGCAATG AATCTTAAGCTTTCAGCACCTCTTGCAACTGGTCTTATCCTGGTCTCATGCTGCCCTGGAGGACAGGCGTCAAACGTTGCCACCTACATTTCCAAGGGCAACGTAGCACTCTCTGTACTCATGACAAC GTGTTCAACAATCGGAGCTATTATAATGACTCCTCTTCTCACTAAGCTTCTTGCTGGCCAGCTTGTTCCCGTTGATGCTGCC GGACTAGCTCTTAGCACTTTTCAAGTAGTGTTGGTGCCTACTATAGTTGGAG TTCTGGCTAATGAGTTCTTTCCTAAGTTTACGTCGAAGATTATAACAGTGACACCTCTAATAGGAGTCATTCTCACCACTCTTCTCTGTGCTAGCCCT ATTGGACAAGTTTCAGAGGTTTTGAAAACGCAAGGAGGTCAGCTCATACTCCCAGTAGCACTCCTTCATGCTGCAGCCTTTGCTATTGGCTATTGGATTTCAAAGTTCTCTTTCGGCGAGTCCACTTCCCGCACCATTTCTATAGAATGTGGAATGCAA AGTTCAGCGCTGGGGTTCTTGCTTGCACAAAAGCATTTCAAAAATCCTCTGGTCGCTGTTCCTTCTGCAGTGAGTGTTGTCTGTATGGCG CTCGGTGGGAGTGGATTAGCTGTGTTCTGGAGAAACCAACCGATTCCGGAAGATGACAAGGATGACTTCAAAGAGTGA
- the LOC106402933 gene encoding annexin D3 gives MATIRVPDEVPSAAQDSETLNQAFRGWGTDEKAIIRVLGKRNKSQRKRIRESYREIYGKDLIDVLTSELSGDFMKAVVLWTYDPAERDARLANNVLNGKKKSIEKLKIIVEISCTTSPNHLIAVRKAYCSLFDLSLEEHIASSVPFPLAKVLVTLATSFRYDKDMADTEVATIEAGMLREAITAKKLDHDHVLYILGTRSIYQLRATFVAYKQSYENTLDKDVDGCPGDADLKSLLQMVILCIEFPEKHFAKVVRDSIEGFGTDEDSLTRGIVTRAEIDLMKARGEYFNMYNTSMDNAIIGDVSGDYKDFLLTLLGSNI, from the exons ATGGCCACCATTAGAGTACCAGACGAAGTTCCTTCCGCAGCTCAAGATTCCGAAACTCTCAACCAAGCTTTCCGCG GATGGGGAACAGACGAGAAGGCGATCATACGCGTCTTAGGAAAAAGAAACAAGAGCCAAAGaaagagaatcagagagagttACAGAGAGATTTACGGCAAAGATCTTATCGATGTTCTCACCTCTGAGCTCTCTGGTGATTTCATG AAAGCTGTGGTTTTATGGACTTATGATCCAGCAGAGAGAGACGCAAGGCTTGCTAACAACGTCTTGAACGGGAAGAAGAAAAGCATAGAGAAACTTAAGATCATCGTAGAGATCTCTTGCACAACTTCTCCTAACCATTTGATTGCTGTGAGGAAAGCTTACTGTTCTCTCTTCGACTTATCTCTTGAAGAACACATTGCTTCCTCTGTTCCTTTCCCTCTTGCAAAG GTACTGGTGACCTTGGCAACTTCTTTTAGATATGACAAAGATATGGCTGATACAGAAGTAGCTACTATTGAGGCCGGTATGCTGCGTGAAGCGATCACAGCGAAGAAACTAGATCATGATCATGTCCTCTACATATTAGGAACTCGCAGTATCTACCAGCTTAGAGCAACCTTTGTTGCTTACAAGCAGAGTTATGAGAACACATTAGATAAG GATGTTGATGGATGTCCGGGAGATGCTGATCTGAAAAGTCTATTACAGATGGTGATCTTGTGCATTGAGTTCCCTGAGAAACACTTTGCAAAG GTTGTAAGAGACTCCATTGAAGGGTTTGGAACAGATGAAGATTCGTTGACGAGAGGGATTGTGACGCGTGCAGAGATTGATCTGATGAAAGCAAGAGGAGAGTACTTCAATATGTACAATACAAGCATGGATAACGCTATTATTGGTGATGTTTCCGGTGACTACAAGGACTTTCTCCTCACTTTGCTTGGTTCCAACATctga
- the LOC106405103 gene encoding protease inhibitor HPI-like, translating to MRDSVIKRENSGVNVVVILDGSPVTGDLRCDRVRVCVDGNRIVVQVPTAG from the coding sequence ATGCGGGATTCAGTGATCAAAAGAGAGAATTCAGGTGTCAATGTAGTCGTGATTTTGGATGGAAGTCCAGTGACTGGAGACCTCAGGTGCGACCGCGTAAGGGTTTGTGTTGATGGAAATCGTATCGTCGTCCAAGTCCCTACCGCTGGCTAG
- the LOC106406801 gene encoding guanylate-binding protein 4: MDRAFVFLLSLCLLLQTSLSIENFHQAFPIVEPDPNHTKLRLSREGLEAISRITTPIAAVAVIGPYRSGKSFLLNQLLSLSCYEGFGVGHMRDTKTKGIWVWGTPLELEIDGVKTSIIYLDTEGFESVGKSNVYDDRIFALATVMSSVLIYNLPETIREADISRLSFAVELAEEFYGRVKGQDVAFEPSKLLWLIQRDFLQGKSVKEMVDEALKHVPNEDGNKNIDQVNRIRDSLAIMGDNSTAFSLPQPHLMRTKLCDLKDEELDPTYVARRDQLKKLVASILRPKIVQGKALNGKEFISFLEQILDALNKGEIPSTGSLVEIFNKDIVERCVKLYNERMVKLRLPMSEEYLQSAHETAHNEAIKAFDAQHFGRQHAKKSVDQLDEQMQEVYKNFVLANEYQSSKLCEALYTKCEDDMDHLQALRLPSMAKFNAGFVYCNQSFEHQCVGPSKQSYEQRLTKMMGKARSLFIKEYNNRLFNWLVAFSLVTVVVGRFIIKFILLEMAAWILFIFLETYTRMFWTAESLFYNPVWHFIVGTWETVVYSPVLDLDRWAIPIVCIIALCVLYWRCYGKRKHGSSWLLPMYNKNGRSRERSE; encoded by the exons ATGGATCGGGCGTTTGTTTTCTTACTGTCTCTCTGCCTCTTGTTGCAAACGTCTCTCTCGATTGAGAATTTTCACCAGGC TTTTCCTATAGTGGAGCCTGATCCGAATCATACAAAGCTTCGGCTTAGTAGAGAAGGTTTGGAAGCAATTAGCAGAATCACTACTCCTATTGCTGCTGTTGCG GTGATTGGCCCATACCGTTCTGGAAAATCTTTTCTACTCAATCAGCTTCTTTCCCTTTCTTGTTATGAAG GTTTTGGTGTTGGACACATGCGtgatacaaaaacaaaag GTATCTGGGTGTGGGGAACACCACTAGAGCTAGAGATTGACGGAGTTAAAACTTCAATTATTTACCTTGACACTGAAGGATTTGAAAGTGTTGGAAAGTCAAATGTTTATGACGATCG aatatttGCTCTGGCAACAGTTATGAGTTCTGTGCTTATCTATAATCTGCCTGAAACC ATCCGCGAAGCTGATATTTCTAGGCTCTCCTTTGCTGTTGAGTTAGCAGAAGAATTTTACGGAAG AGTAAAG GGACAAGACGTTGCTTTTGAACCGTCAAAGCTCCTGTGGCTTATCCAGCGTGATTTTCTGC AAGGTAAGTCGGTGAAGGAAATGGTGGATGAAGCTCTCAAACACGTCCCTAATGAAGATG gTAACAAAAACATTGATCAG GTTAACCGGATCCGGGATTCCTTGGCGATTATGGGTGACAACAGCACTGCCTTCAGCTTACCACAg CCTCACCTCATGCGGACGAAGCTGTGTGATCTGAAGGATGAGGAACTGGACCCTACCTATGTGGCAAGGCGTGACCAATTGAAAAAGCTCGTTGCTAGTATCCTCCGCCCAAAGATAGTGCAGGGGAAAGCATTAAATGGAAAGGAGTTTATTTCTTTCCTGGAacag ATACTGGATGCGCTAAATAAAGGAGAGATTCCATCAACAGGGTCACTAGTTGAGATATTCAATAAAGATATCGTTGAGAGATGTGTGAAGCTGTACAATGAGAGGATGGTGAAACTGCGGCTACCTATGTCCGAAGAGTATCTCCAAAGTGCACATGAAACAGCACATAACGAAGCTATCAAAGCGTTTGACGCTCAGCATTTCGGAAGACAGCATGCGAAGAAATCTGTGGATCAGTTGGATGAACAGATGCAAGAG GTATATAAGAATTTTGTTCTTGCAAATGAATACCAATCGTCAAAGCTCTGCGAGGCGCTGTACACAAAGTGTGAAGACGACATGGACCACTTGCAAGCTCTCCGGCTCCCTTCCATGGCGAAATTCAACGCAGGTTTCGTGTACTGCAACCAGAGTTTTGAACACCAATGTGTCGGTCCTTCGAAACAAAGCTATGAGCAGAGGTTAACCAAG ATGATGGGGAAGGCACGGTCATTGTTCATCAAAGAATACAATAACAGGCTGTTCAACTGGCTGGTTGCGTTCTCTCTGGTAACGGTAGTGGTGGGACGGTTCATTATAAAGTTCATTTTGTTGGAAATGGCGGCATGGATACTCTTCATATTCTTGGAGACGTACACAAGGATGTTCTGGACAGCGGAATCTCTTTTCTACAACCCGGTCTGGCATTTCATCGTTGGGACTTGGGAGACTGTTGTGTATAGTCCCGTTCTCGACTTGGACAG ATGGGCGATTCCTATAGTCTGCATTATTGCATTGTGTGTGCTTTATTGGCGGTGTTATGGAAAGAGGAAACACGGGTCTAGTTGGCTTCTTCCGATGTACAACAAGAATGGTCGGAGCAGGGAACGGTCAGAGTAA
- the LOC106450363 gene encoding protein ELC-like, with protein MASSSSSSSPLKFIEKALLATGPFALSYTDPDQKWVIRKHLTSFLQDFSNFDLSTDTFNHNNGTTVQLFRLDGSLRTPQQSTAVQLTIWVHENYPLTPPLVFVIPPDSMTPVRTNHPFVSSSGYTNSNYIETWEYPPCNLLNFVRNLRRVLANDHPFVQTDSIPTKTRSVSRPEALDRLVTSLHYDVLAIMSISEEEIESLWRLQKEVKQRSESVRTIISDLETERETLKENVLKLEEDTDVLAIWVERNYPKLMKATSKDVGVEEMFEMEEEKKLLVESLAADKAIEDVLCNLEEASRRGEMEIGSYLKHVRVLAREQFFSRHHHLYM; from the coding sequence atggcatcatcatcatcatcatcttctccaCTAAAATTCATAGAGAAGGCTCTTCTTGCAACTGGTCCATTTGCTCTGTCCTACACCGATCCAGACCAGAAATGGGTCATAAGAAAGCATCTAACTTCGTTCCTCCAAGACTTCTCAAACTTCGACCTCTCTACTGATACTTTCAACCACAACAACGGAACCACAGTTCAACTCTTTCGTCTGGATGGCTCTCTACGTACTCCTCAGCAAAGCACAGCTGTACAGTTGACCATTTGGGTTCACGAGAACTACCCGTTGACTCCTCCTCTTGTCTTTGTGATCCCTCCTGATTCGATGACTCCGGTTCGGACCAACCACCCATTCGTCAGCTCCTCTGGTTACACAAACTCTAACTACATCGAGACTTGGGAGTACCCACCGTGCAATCTCCTCAACTTCGTTCGAAACCTCAGGAGAGTTCTTGCTAATGACCACCCGTTTGTTCAGACAGACTCTATCCCGACCAAGACTCGGTCGGTTTCAAGACCCGAAGCTCTAGACAGGTTAGTCACGAGTCTCCACTACGACGTGTTGGCAATCATGTCAATATCAGAGGAAGAGATTGAAAGCCTCTGGAGACTCCAGAAGGAAGTGAAGCAAAGATCAGAATCGGTTAGAACGATCATCAGCGACCTTGAGACAGAGAGGGAGACACTTAAAGAGAATGTTCTGAAGCTAGAAGAGGACACAGATGTGTTGGCTATATGGGTGGAGAGGAACTATCCCAAGCTGATGAAAGCGACGTCCAAGGACGTGGGAGTCGAAGAGATGTTTGAaatggaagaagagaagaaactgTTGGTGGAGAGCTTGGCGGCAGATAAGGCTATTGAAGATGTGCTGTGTAATTTGGAAGAAGCTAGTAGAAGGGGAGAGATGGAGATTGGTTCGTATCTGAAGCATGTTAGAGTCTTGGCTAGAGAACAGTTCTTCTCGAGGCATCATCacctatatatgtaa
- the LOC106450362 gene encoding uncharacterized protein LOC106450362, protein MPFHTKIQPIDLSEDLPTMKQMPKSRLKRLFERQFSIKNATVGEFDAPPLSRGNSGDFEPSSVCLAKMVVNFIEDNKEEEEKQRCGRSRCSCFTGSGTESSGDESEWSDDVKCSSGEACVRLKSLVLCTSISERNVMADVTKIVETSNRKDQSCLKNLVSVLVRLGYDAAICKSRWEKTPSYPTGEYEYVDVIMESERLLIDIDFKSNFEIARATKTYKSILQTIPCIFVGKADRLQRIIMLLSKAAKQSLKKKGLHVPPWRRAEYVKSKWLSTYVRGEEKQETVDMLSASVGGSIVFGV, encoded by the exons ATGCCGTTTCACACGAAGATCCAACCGATCGACTTGTCGGAAGATCTACCGACGATGAAGCAAATGCCGAAGTCGCGTTTGAAGCGTCTCTTCGAGCGTCAGTTCAGTATCAAGAACGCCACCGTCGGCGAGTTCGACGCGCCGCCGCTTTCTAGAGGCAACTCCGGAGATTTCGAGCCTAGTTCCGTCTGCTTGGCGAAGATGGTTGTGAACTTCATCGAGGATaacaaggaggaggaggagaaacaGAGGTGCGGTCGTAGCCGGTGTAGCTGCTTTACCGGGAGTGGAACAGAGAGCTCCGGCGATGAATCCGAATGGTCGGATGATGTCAAGTGTTCGTCTGGTGAAGCTTGCGTGAGGCTCAAG AGTTTGGTTCTATGTACGAGCATCAGCGAGAGGAATGTAATGGCTGACGTGACCAAGATTGTGGAGACAAGTAACCGTAAAGACCAATCTTGCTTGAAGAACCTGGTCAGTGTGTTGGTGAGGTTAGGTTACGATGCGGCTATATGCAAATCTCGTTGGGAGAAGACTCCTTCCTATCCTACAGGGGAGTATGAGTATGTGGATGTGATTATGGAAAGCGAAAGACTGTTGATCGACATTGATTTCAAGTCCAACTTCGAGATTGCTCGTGCGACCAAGACCTACAAGTCGATCCTGCAAACTATTCCTTGTATTTTTGTAGGCAAAGCGGATCGGTTGCAGAGGATCATCATGCTTCTATCTAAAGCGGCAAAGCAGAGTTTGAAGAAGAAAGGACTTCATGTGCCACCGTGGAGGAGAGCTGAGTATGTTAAATCAAAGTGGCTGTCTACTTATGTTCGTGGAGAGGAGAAGCAGGAAACGGTAGATATGTTGAGTGCATCGGTAGGTGGTTCCATAGTCTTTGGTGTTTGA
- the LOC106403308 gene encoding uncharacterized protein LOC106403308, whose translation MSWFSLTGAATACMGSRSVFDDFASWSGLEMNPSKTELFTSGLDQGESIAISRYGFTSSALPIRYLGLPLMSRKLKIGEYAPLINKITLSFQSWNAPFGPSRAVNYRLLGLEKATEAPRSGSSVLQSVARSSTTWNILRPRQEEVDWHDVVWFKGAIPKHSFTMWVANYDRLLTRSRLAAWGMAIAMDCPFCSRSIETRDHLFLRCEYNLDVWREVFIRCHPPVSNLYGLVRTLILDKSCWGLQS comes from the exons ATGTCATGGTTTTCTTTAACGGGAGCAGCGACAGCTTGCATGGGATCTCGGAGTGTCTTTGATGACTTTGCTTCCTGGTCGGGACTGGAAATGAACCCTTCTAAAACTGAGCTCTTTACGTCGGGTCTCGATCAAGGCGAATCAATAGCTATCTCCAGATATGGATTCACCTCCAGTGCTCTCCCCATCCGGTATCTTGGGCTGCCACTGATGAGCCGAAAGCTTAAGATTGGGGAGTATGCGCCGTTGATTAACAAGATAACCCTCAGCTTTCAATCATG GAACGCTCCTTTTGGACCATCGAGAGCCGTCAACTATAGACTCTTGGGCTTGGAGAAGGCTACTGAAGCTCCGCGATCTGGCTCTTCAGTTTTGCAAAGTGTCGCTAG GTCCTCAACGACATGGAACATTTTAAGGCCAAGACAAGAGGAAGTGGACTGGCATGATGTTGTATGGTTCAAGGGAGCGATACCCAAGCACTCTTTCACGATGTGGGTGGCCAACTACGACAGACTGCTTACTAGGAGCAGGCTAGCGGCTTGGGGAATGGCCATCGCTATGGACTGCCCCTTCTGTTCGAGGAGCATAGAAACCAGAGATCACTTGTTCCTGCGATGTGAGTACAACCTTGATGTTTGGAGAGAGGTCTTCATCAGATGTCATCCTCCGGTGTCTAACCTTTACGGATTGGTCAGAACTCTTATCTTGGATAAGAGCTGCTGGG